GGCCGACCCGGGACTTCCTGAGGGAGTGTCCCCGACCCGTGTGGTCGCCGGAGGTGACGGCTATGTCCTCAATAACGGCCTGCTCGAGGTCAAGATTGACTCCAGAGGGCTGGTCACAGGCATGCTCGACCTTGAAAACCTGCGT
This genomic stretch from Oceaniferula marina harbors:
- a CDS encoding glycoside hydrolase family 38 C-terminal domain-containing protein; this translates as ADPGLPEGVSPTRVVAGGDGYVLNNGLLEVKIDSRGLVTGMLDLENLRQVIADGGQGNLLQIHKDYPNRWNAWDVDVFYKDQVENLDGPAEVE